From one Spiroplasma endosymbiont of Panorpa germanica genomic stretch:
- a CDS encoding PTS transporter subunit EIIC codes for MNIEKTDKEKEIFGLETQVKDKKKELSQSWVNNNVMPGLTKFANQRHMLALRNAVVANIPLIIIGALFLIILNFPIGSGSSDLLSSILPPRLVTTFQQINRMTMGLMSFVTAFAIGSELAKSYKMDPTTGGVLTFTAFAMWVGADMLYVGLNAEGGLAGGVWAMNMANIGSKGLFVAIISGIAMYEFYRLCKKYNITIRMPNVVPKSVSNSFIILIPILLWATVVGLTRFWLGFDFINDLGKILTPIQGALTGTLPGVMLTALLITIFWMLGISGASVVGSFLRPFWTTAISANNDAFNAGLDIPYLYPEEFLQWGVWVGGSGATLGLLISALLLAKSKQIKSISKVSIVPGIFNINEPVIFGFPIMLNAFLFIPFIITPQICILVGALLMQVLNVRFVATAPWTLPGPIGAILSAGVDWKAVFIPLATIGISTVCYAPFMMAYDKSLLKQELFSEGKVYNKEEHYSFLGSLSLKIKWPNKLEKTNKTKIDEIRIKFNYQKITIEKEFKNKILSTSTGDKLVNKENKLKNNALKIDLQIALRNLEFEKEVALAKYRKNENIWEVVKTQKYQNDIVKLQSNKNKFIMAESELQVRNKQKIHKKEFKNQYKVIKSDFKNEKDILIKNWIKNKTDIVNKIKTTDKNSATLIDTKIKYSELKLEYWTKRVDLANEFNDKKLMASEMK; via the coding sequence ATGAATATCGAAAAGACCGATAAAGAAAAAGAAATATTCGGTCTCGAGACTCAAGTTAAAGATAAGAAAAAAGAATTATCACAATCATGAGTAAATAATAATGTAATGCCGGGTTTAACCAAGTTTGCTAACCAACGCCACATGTTGGCTTTGCGAAATGCAGTTGTAGCCAATATACCATTGATTATTATCGGGGCTTTATTTCTAATTATCCTAAACTTCCCAATCGGAAGTGGAAGTAGTGACTTATTAAGTTCAATACTTCCCCCAAGGTTAGTGACAACTTTCCAACAAATCAATCGAATGACAATGGGATTAATGTCATTTGTGACTGCCTTTGCCATTGGGTCAGAATTAGCAAAATCTTATAAAATGGACCCGACCACTGGAGGAGTTTTAACTTTCACCGCTTTTGCGATGTGAGTAGGAGCTGACATGTTATATGTTGGTTTAAATGCTGAAGGTGGATTAGCTGGAGGAGTTTGAGCTATGAATATGGCCAACATTGGTTCAAAAGGACTATTTGTTGCTATTATTTCTGGTATTGCGATGTATGAATTTTATCGTTTATGCAAAAAGTACAACATCACAATTAGAATGCCAAACGTGGTTCCAAAATCTGTTTCGAACTCATTTATAATATTAATTCCAATCCTTCTATGAGCCACTGTTGTTGGTCTAACTAGATTTTGATTAGGATTTGATTTTATTAATGACTTAGGAAAAATTTTAACTCCAATCCAAGGAGCCTTAACTGGAACTTTGCCTGGGGTTATGTTAACTGCCCTATTAATTACTATCTTTTGAATGTTGGGGATTTCAGGAGCCAGTGTTGTGGGATCTTTCTTGAGACCATTCTGAACTACTGCAATTAGTGCCAACAACGATGCTTTCAATGCTGGACTAGATATTCCTTACCTTTATCCTGAAGAGTTTCTTCAATGAGGGGTTTGAGTTGGGGGAAGTGGAGCTACTTTAGGATTACTAATATCAGCTCTACTACTAGCTAAATCAAAACAAATTAAATCTATTAGTAAAGTAAGTATTGTCCCAGGTATTTTTAATATTAATGAACCTGTAATTTTTGGTTTCCCAATAATGTTAAATGCCTTTTTATTCATACCATTTATCATAACTCCACAAATTTGTATTTTAGTGGGAGCATTATTAATGCAAGTTTTAAATGTAAGATTTGTGGCCACAGCTCCTTGAACTTTACCAGGACCAATTGGAGCGATTCTTTCAGCGGGAGTAGATTGAAAAGCAGTCTTTATTCCGCTCGCGACAATCGGAATATCAACGGTTTGTTATGCACCATTTATGATGGCATACGATAAAAGTTTATTAAAACAAGAACTGTTCTCTGAGGGAAAAGTTTACAACAAAGAGGAACACTATTCATTCTTAGGTTCACTATCATTAAAAATTAAGTGACCAAACAAATTAGAAAAAACTAACAAAACAAAAATAGATGAAATTAGAATTAAGTTCAACTATCAAAAAATAACTATAGAAAAAGAATTTAAAAATAAAATTTTATCAACTTCAACTGGTGATAAACTAGTTAACAAAGAAAACAAATTAAAAAACAATGCATTAAAAATTGATTTACAAATTGCTCTAAGGAATTTGGAATTTGAAAAAGAAGTAGCTTTAGCTAAATACCGTAAAAACGAAAATATTTGAGAAGTTGTTAAGACACAAAAATATCAAAACGATATTGTGAAACTGCAATCTAATAAAAATAAATTTATTATGGCAGAAAGTGAACTGCAAGTTCGTAACAAACAAAAAATTCACAAAAAAGAATTTAAAAATCAGTACAAAGTTATTAAGTCAGATTTCAAAAATGAAAAAGACATCTTGATCAAAAACTGAATTAAGAACAAAACTGATATTGTTAACAAAATAAAAACTACTGATAAGAACTCAGCCACTTTAATTGATACTAAAATAAAATACAGCGAATTAAAACTAGAATACTGAACTAAACGAGTAGACTTAGCTAATGAATTCAATGATAAAAAATTAATGGCAAGCGAGATGAAATAA
- a CDS encoding MupG family TIM beta-alpha barrel fold protein, whose protein sequence is MERQLGLSIYPDKMSVEEIENYLKFAFENNFTRAYFTFLPINLLENNATTLLPQILNAIKVAKKIGFNITVDVNQRILDILKITISDSIWFQKNQIDIVRLDLPMDAQTIANLSYNQENIKFELQMSNPNFALQDILSYDPKKRNLLGCQNFYPQNYTGLSLKFFEKTSRPFVENGIKTTSYLTSQNPKAFCSWPNSKRTPTLEWCRNLPITVQAKFMWMTKQVDDLIIANCPALPEEIITLGKTDRFIFELDVELESNLNPIEKIVMFENQHQNRGDINDYLIRSTKTRVKYKNESNPKRILQVKYFEVGDILIGNDESGLYKNELQIVKTRIPKSEDKNLVAKLSEENLSLLNLFEPWLRFKLMS, encoded by the coding sequence ATGGAAAGACAACTAGGTTTAAGCATTTATCCTGACAAGATGAGTGTTGAGGAAATAGAAAATTATTTAAAATTTGCCTTTGAAAATAACTTCACAAGAGCTTATTTTACTTTTTTACCAATTAACTTATTGGAAAATAACGCTACAACACTGTTACCACAAATTCTGAATGCTATCAAGGTAGCTAAAAAAATCGGTTTTAACATTACCGTAGATGTAAATCAAAGAATTTTAGATATCCTTAAAATTACAATTTCAGATTCAATTTGATTTCAGAAGAATCAAATTGATATAGTGCGATTAGATTTGCCGATGGATGCTCAGACCATTGCTAATTTGAGTTATAACCAAGAAAATATCAAATTCGAGTTACAAATGAGCAACCCTAATTTTGCCTTACAAGATATTCTCAGTTATGATCCTAAAAAAAGAAATTTGTTAGGGTGTCAAAATTTTTATCCACAAAACTACACAGGTCTAAGTCTTAAATTCTTTGAAAAAACTTCTCGACCTTTTGTGGAAAATGGTATAAAAACGACAAGTTACTTGACTTCGCAAAATCCTAAAGCATTTTGCTCTTGACCTAATAGTAAAAGAACCCCGACATTAGAGTGATGTCGTAATTTACCGATTACTGTGCAAGCTAAATTTATGTGAATGACAAAGCAAGTTGATGATTTGATTATTGCAAACTGTCCGGCCTTGCCTGAAGAAATTATTACGTTGGGAAAAACTGATAGATTTATTTTTGAATTAGATGTGGAACTAGAAAGCAACTTAAATCCTATTGAAAAAATTGTTATGTTTGAAAACCAACACCAAAATCGCGGGGATATCAATGACTATTTGATAAGATCGACCAAAACAAGAGTTAAGTACAAAAACGAATCTAATCCAAAAAGGATTTTACAAGTTAAATACTTTGAAGTGGGAGATATTCTAATTGGCAATGATGAATCTGGTTTATATAAAAACGAATTACAAATCGTTAAGACTAGGATACCAAAATCTGAGGATAAAAACTTAGTAGCAAAATTATCAGAAGAAAACTTAAGTCTTTTAAATTTATTTGAACCATGACTACGCTTTAAATTAATGTCTTAG
- a CDS encoding phosphatase PAP2 family protein encodes MKKSIFKSWYMITTVSIALVFFVGFILTSFGNIDRWFADVMGEWIKNDFMKFWVVFYNEMGFTALFLVCSISFVVLIESFFIRYKENKKIYNFIYVGHVLTFAFFLNYNLNRLIGVINENTGWGPGIDVEYLTDNTFKIISRISIFIIEASLLISFILLMRLKISKSSILLENRVWILAISSILFGIISFFSINYLLKQTFGRPYYLNVKFERYIGKVHLDETGFAVDIDLTPEVKKLEPQHPDLKQQILQSYNESNYWTQADGYYKWYEVNGNWFQNLQYWTNLRWLTWWIKFDHEYKQPLCWLNQDFPSGHTVSGFTGIYYALFANALIKDERKRKITTNTLFSIWLFSEILMVNLLVVARTHYISDTWFSFAYCTFALIVSLKISNVTSSKIVLKKRNKKREDNFFEIIDNKIFIFFQEDNKIFVSNFKSKKWEKKVDKYLGIEQIEKLKVINQSQQSE; translated from the coding sequence ATGAAAAAATCTATTTTTAAAAGCTGGTATATGATAACAACAGTTTCGATCGCCCTGGTATTTTTTGTTGGGTTTATATTGACATCATTTGGAAATATTGACCGCTGATTTGCTGATGTAATGGGTGAATGAATCAAAAATGACTTTATGAAATTTTGGGTTGTTTTTTACAATGAAATGGGATTTACGGCTCTATTCTTGGTATGTTCGATCTCTTTTGTTGTTTTAATAGAAAGTTTTTTTATAAGGTATAAGGAAAACAAAAAAATATATAATTTCATTTATGTAGGACACGTGCTGACTTTTGCGTTTTTCTTGAATTACAATCTAAATAGACTAATTGGGGTAATTAACGAAAATACCGGATGAGGCCCAGGAATTGATGTTGAGTACCTAACTGACAATACTTTTAAAATTATCTCGAGAATAAGTATTTTTATTATCGAAGCATCATTGTTAATTTCATTTATTTTGCTAATGCGCTTAAAAATTTCTAAATCATCTATTCTGCTTGAAAACAGAGTTTGAATATTAGCAATTAGTTCAATTTTGTTTGGAATAATTAGTTTCTTCTCCATTAATTATTTACTAAAGCAAACATTCGGAAGACCTTATTACTTAAATGTTAAATTTGAAAGATATATTGGCAAAGTTCATTTAGATGAAACTGGATTTGCTGTGGATATTGATTTAACCCCAGAGGTTAAAAAATTAGAACCCCAGCACCCAGATCTTAAACAACAAATATTGCAAAGCTACAATGAATCAAATTATTGGACACAAGCAGATGGCTATTACAAGTGGTATGAAGTAAACGGTAATTGATTTCAAAACCTACAATATTGAACAAATCTAAGGTGATTGACTTGATGAATTAAGTTTGATCATGAATATAAGCAACCTTTATGTTGACTAAACCAAGATTTTCCTTCAGGTCACACAGTCTCGGGATTTACTGGAATATACTACGCTTTATTTGCCAATGCATTAATTAAAGACGAAAGAAAACGTAAAATAACAACCAATACCTTGTTTAGTATTTGGCTCTTTAGTGAAATTTTAATGGTAAATTTACTTGTTGTTGCTAGAACTCACTATATTTCAGACACATGATTTTCTTTTGCATATTGCACATTCGCATTGATTGTTTCGCTAAAAATTAGTAATGTTACTAGTTCGAAAATAGTATTAAAAAAACGTAATAAAAAAAGGGAAGATAATTTTTTTGAAATAATTGACAATAAAATTTTTATTTTCTTCCAAGAAGATAATAAGATATTTGTTTCAAATTTTAAATCTAAAAAATGAGAAAAAAAAGTAGACAAGTATTTGGGAATAGAACAAATTGAGAAGCTCAAAGTTATTAATCAAAGCCAACAAAGTGAATAG
- a CDS encoding PTS lactose/cellobiose transporter subunit IIA, whose amino-acid sequence MNKEKLEEISMGLIANSGMAKSSAMMAIQAAKEKDFEKADEFIEEAQKSLAIAGQIHMEVIAQEAQGNQVSFSPLYMHSEDQMITAQLATEFAVEIISLYKITKS is encoded by the coding sequence ATGAATAAAGAAAAATTAGAAGAAATCTCTATGGGCTTAATTGCTAATTCGGGGATGGCCAAATCATCAGCTATGATGGCGATACAGGCTGCTAAAGAAAAAGATTTTGAAAAAGCTGACGAATTTATTGAAGAAGCTCAAAAAAGTTTGGCAATAGCTGGTCAAATTCACATGGAAGTGATCGCTCAAGAGGCGCAAGGGAATCAAGTAAGTTTCTCCCCATTATACATGCACTCAGAAGATCAAATGATTACTGCTCAGTTGGCAACTGAGTTTGCAGTTGAGATAATCTCGCTTTACAAAATAACTAAATCTTAA
- the murQ gene encoding N-acetylmuramic acid 6-phosphate etherase encodes MKELNLQKILTESVNENTHDLDLKTTNEILTLINQEDSKISQAVKEQIPTIGKIVDQIFIKFQNNGRLIYLGAGSSGRIGVLDASEMLPTYGVADKFFGYIAGGDLALRIPIEGAEDSEELAVQDLKNINLTSNDTVIGIGASGRTPYVIGALKYAKSINAFSVGLCMTTDSEFRKYSDGVIEVNSGPEVVTGSTRMKSGTATKMVLNMISTTLMIKSGKVYDNLMIDVKATNEKLVARCIKIVNELTQTSDNEKTLAILKEADMDCKFASIMITNQVSYQEAQLLFEKNHKSLRGLI; translated from the coding sequence ATGAAGGAATTAAATTTACAAAAAATATTAACAGAGTCGGTTAACGAAAATACCCATGATTTAGATTTGAAAACTACTAATGAAATTCTAACCTTAATTAATCAAGAGGATAGCAAAATTTCTCAAGCAGTAAAAGAACAAATCCCAACAATTGGTAAAATTGTTGATCAGATTTTTATTAAGTTCCAAAATAATGGCCGCTTAATTTATTTGGGAGCTGGTTCTTCGGGAAGAATTGGGGTTTTAGACGCTAGTGAAATGTTACCCACATATGGAGTGGCAGATAAATTCTTTGGCTATATTGCCGGGGGAGATTTGGCTTTGCGTATTCCAATTGAAGGAGCTGAAGATTCTGAAGAATTAGCAGTTCAGGATTTGAAGAATATAAATCTAACAAGCAATGATACAGTAATTGGCATTGGAGCTTCAGGTCGTACACCCTATGTTATAGGGGCTTTAAAATATGCTAAGTCAATCAATGCTTTTAGTGTTGGATTATGTATGACAACTGATTCAGAATTTAGAAAATACAGTGATGGGGTTATTGAAGTAAATTCAGGACCCGAAGTTGTTACTGGAAGTACAAGAATGAAATCAGGAACTGCTACAAAAATGGTGTTAAATATGATTTCAACAACTTTAATGATTAAAAGTGGTAAAGTATATGATAATCTAATGATTGATGTTAAAGCTACCAATGAAAAATTAGTTGCTAGATGCATTAAAATAGTTAACGAACTTACCCAAACAAGTGACAACGAAAAAACTTTAGCAATTTTAAAAGAGGCTGATATGGATTGCAAATTTGCCTCTATAATGATTACAAATCAAGTAAGTTATCAAGAAGCTCAATTACTATTTGAAAAAAACCACAAAAGTTTAAGAGGTTTAATTTAG
- a CDS encoding MupG family TIM beta-alpha barrel fold protein — translation MFDRKLGIAIYPEKMVISEMKDYIDKAVANGFSILWSALLQLDLSDSKSKDILKKYKEIFSYGKSKNMSITIDVNSRILNEIKFNNDLKFFIDLGVDVIRFDSPIEAINLAKLTFNDHNIAVELNMDNNDYFVNDVLSYQPIHYRVQGSHNFYPQKNCGLTDDYFIQTSKKFRALGLRTTAFISSLNENKVSNWAIDDNCCTLESLRDKDVTTQAIALWASGLNDDIIISNAYATEQELIDLGNLDRFIPEIKIALQKNATKIEEEILNKEIHFRRGDVNPKFIRSTQSRVKFKNDDFPVKELNDDFKKGDIIIGNNNFSLYKGELQLIIDDVEKDNRKNLVAKVKTDQLFLLDYIKPWTRFKFKITK, via the coding sequence ATGTTTGACAGAAAATTGGGTATCGCTATTTATCCTGAAAAAATGGTAATATCGGAAATGAAAGATTATATCGATAAGGCTGTAGCAAATGGATTTTCAATTTTATGAAGTGCTTTACTACAACTTGATCTAAGTGATTCAAAATCAAAAGACATTTTAAAAAAGTATAAGGAAATATTTAGTTATGGTAAATCAAAAAACATGTCAATCACTATAGATGTTAACTCCAGAATTCTTAATGAAATAAAATTTAACAATGATTTAAAATTCTTTATTGATCTTGGTGTTGATGTGATACGTTTTGATTCTCCAATCGAAGCTATTAACTTAGCCAAACTAACTTTTAATGACCACAACATTGCTGTGGAATTAAATATGGATAACAATGATTATTTTGTAAATGATGTGTTATCCTATCAACCAATTCATTATCGCGTTCAAGGTAGTCATAATTTTTACCCTCAAAAAAACTGTGGGCTAACTGATGATTACTTTATCCAAACTTCTAAAAAATTTAGAGCTTTAGGTTTAAGAACAACTGCTTTTATTTCTAGTTTAAACGAAAACAAAGTTTCTAACTGAGCAATCGATGACAATTGCTGTACTCTAGAAAGTTTAAGAGATAAGGATGTTACCACTCAAGCTATTGCTCTTTGAGCAAGCGGTTTAAATGATGACATTATTATTTCTAATGCCTATGCTACTGAACAAGAACTTATAGACTTAGGTAACTTAGATCGATTTATACCAGAAATTAAAATAGCTTTACAAAAAAATGCCACTAAAATTGAGGAAGAGATTTTAAATAAAGAAATTCACTTCCGTCGCGGTGATGTAAATCCTAAATTTATTCGTTCGACACAAAGTCGAGTTAAGTTCAAAAATGATGACTTCCCTGTAAAAGAGTTAAATGATGATTTTAAAAAGGGAGACATTATCATTGGTAATAACAACTTTAGTCTTTACAAGGGTGAACTACAACTTATTATTGATGATGTAGAAAAAGATAATCGAAAAAATTTAGTAGCAAAAGTAAAAACAGACCAATTATTTTTACTAGATTACATCAAGCCTTGAACTAGATTTAAATTTAAGATTACAAAGTAA
- a CDS encoding MurR/RpiR family transcriptional regulator, which produces MKKSAYSFLTNNRVKSDLLEYICKKLEAKQDLEINDISKNCYMSKASITRYFQDNGFDGFREFKFLLQNESKALFEQKPDEDFETEFIFNVVRQTFNLNQVEQFKKVQDLLEKSNRIIISSVGGNNSVAMELKTRLDRLGFASEFNPDYHGTFISINNLKSGDILFAFSYSGVTDEVIKHVKAAKKKGCQVIAFTRDEKSLLLDLADVILKLDDSENTLRLVGLKSKISMFYLVIKLFTFIYNSNPEKFSKILFNNIYAK; this is translated from the coding sequence TTGAAAAAATCAGCTTACTCTTTTTTAACTAACAATCGTGTCAAATCAGATTTGCTTGAATACATATGTAAAAAATTGGAGGCCAAACAAGATTTAGAGATTAATGATATTTCTAAAAACTGTTATATGTCCAAGGCGTCAATCACGCGATACTTTCAAGATAATGGATTTGATGGTTTTAGAGAGTTTAAGTTTCTTTTGCAAAATGAAAGCAAAGCTTTATTTGAACAAAAACCAGATGAAGATTTTGAAACCGAATTTATTTTTAATGTCGTTAGACAAACCTTTAATTTAAATCAAGTTGAACAATTTAAAAAAGTTCAGGATTTGCTTGAAAAATCTAATCGAATAATAATTTCTTCGGTGGGAGGTAATAACTCTGTGGCGATGGAATTAAAAACCCGATTAGATCGTCTGGGGTTCGCCAGTGAATTCAATCCCGACTATCATGGCACTTTTATAAGCATCAATAACTTGAAGTCTGGAGATATTCTTTTTGCATTCTCTTATTCTGGGGTAACTGATGAGGTTATTAAGCACGTCAAAGCTGCCAAGAAAAAGGGATGCCAGGTTATTGCTTTTACTCGTGATGAAAAAAGTTTGCTATTAGATTTAGCTGATGTAATTTTAAAGCTAGATGATTCAGAAAATACTTTAAGATTGGTAGGATTGAAATCAAAAATCTCAATGTTCTATTTAGTAATAAAACTGTTCACCTTTATTTACAATTCTAATCCTGAAAAATTTAGTAAAATCTTATTTAACAATATATATGCCAAATAA
- a CDS encoding PTS transporter subunit EIIC — translation MKNAKSVAQQIGDIIGKENINSFTNCMTRLRVNVKNKDGVDLEVLKTMPAVLGVVVAGDQLQIILGPGFVNKVSLEFSKIVNLKSQKSVDENLDAFEIKTAQEVSDENKGNYRNKNKVQNFLSKISKVFTPLIPAFIGAGILSGIAGIMLSQVPLLPDKTGPNWLGYETLKSWWQVMSISLTVLTNVFIIAVGWRIGEEWGGNPGIAALMAAMYCSFVGPTIVGIFVEQEDSYNFLGMLIAKSNIESNWFTVGFVNYTSAGVPILGAAHAGLIGAMISAGVTVNIEKGFRRFMPGAIDTILTPIIVIFLMVLINFLLIIPLAGYLFTAISWLFINIYQNPFGAAFLAGIFLIALTFGVHQGFLPVYFALIEETGVNGLFPIMCMGGTSMVGVSIGLWLMAKKGSTLRKQITGAIIPGFLGIGEPLLYGIILPRVRPFIVACLTASIGGFYMGAMSYWAGINVGMNAATGPGGLTAAIMMTTIDGNVVAGILTYLSGLLLTYILGATFSWFSYSKIALNGSNKMKTIFKKNSDVSLMVKIGYGFAFITVIGIFVTWIVWYQKTPLSERQNLASLKI, via the coding sequence ATGAAAAATGCTAAAAGTGTTGCCCAGCAAATTGGTGACATCATCGGCAAAGAAAACATAAATTCATTTACCAACTGTATGACAAGGCTTAGAGTTAATGTCAAAAACAAAGACGGTGTTGATTTAGAAGTTTTAAAAACTATGCCCGCAGTTTTAGGGGTAGTAGTTGCTGGAGATCAGCTGCAAATAATTTTAGGGCCAGGGTTTGTTAATAAGGTCAGTTTAGAATTTTCTAAGATCGTAAATTTAAAATCTCAAAAAAGTGTAGATGAAAATCTAGATGCCTTTGAAATTAAAACAGCTCAAGAAGTTAGTGATGAGAATAAAGGAAACTACCGTAATAAAAACAAAGTTCAAAACTTTTTAAGTAAAATATCAAAAGTTTTCACCCCTTTAATACCAGCTTTTATTGGTGCAGGAATTCTTTCAGGAATTGCAGGAATCATGTTATCACAAGTTCCTTTACTTCCTGATAAGACCGGACCAAACTGGTTAGGTTATGAAACTTTAAAAAGTTGATGACAAGTTATGAGTATTTCATTAACTGTTTTAACTAATGTATTTATTATTGCTGTTGGTTGAAGAATTGGTGAAGAGTGAGGTGGCAATCCAGGAATTGCAGCTTTAATGGCTGCCATGTATTGTTCATTTGTTGGACCAACAATTGTTGGGATATTTGTAGAACAAGAAGATAGTTATAACTTCTTAGGAATGTTAATTGCCAAATCTAATATCGAGTCAAATTGATTTACCGTTGGATTTGTTAACTATACTAGCGCAGGAGTTCCTATTCTTGGGGCAGCTCATGCTGGATTAATTGGAGCCATGATTTCAGCAGGAGTTACTGTTAACATTGAAAAAGGCTTTCGTCGTTTTATGCCTGGAGCTATTGATACAATCTTAACTCCGATCATTGTAATATTTTTAATGGTATTGATTAATTTCTTGTTAATTATTCCTTTAGCAGGATATTTATTCACAGCGATTTCGTGATTGTTTATTAATATTTATCAAAATCCCTTTGGAGCTGCTTTCTTAGCGGGTATCTTCTTGATTGCTCTAACTTTTGGAGTACATCAAGGATTTTTACCAGTATATTTTGCTTTAATAGAAGAAACTGGAGTAAACGGTTTATTCCCAATCATGTGTATGGGTGGAACTTCGATGGTTGGTGTAAGTATTGGACTTTGATTAATGGCTAAAAAAGGATCCACTTTAAGAAAACAAATAACTGGTGCAATCATTCCTGGATTTTTAGGAATTGGAGAACCGTTATTATATGGAATTATTTTACCAAGAGTGCGACCATTTATTGTTGCTTGTTTAACAGCCTCAATCGGAGGTTTCTATATGGGAGCTATGAGTTATTGAGCTGGGATAAACGTTGGAATGAATGCCGCCACTGGACCTGGTGGATTAACTGCTGCAATTATGATGACAACAATTGATGGTAATGTTGTAGCTGGGATTCTAACTTACTTATCAGGATTGTTGTTAACCTATATTTTAGGAGCAACGTTTAGCTGGTTTAGTTATTCAAAAATTGCTTTAAACGGTTCAAACAAAATGAAAACAATCTTTAAGAAAAATAGTGATGTTAGTCTTATGGTAAAAATTGGTTATGGATTTGCTTTCATAACAGTCATTGGAATATTTGTTACTTGAATTGTTTGGTATCAAAAAACTCCGCTAAGTGAGAGACAAAACTTAGCTAGTTTAAAAATTTAA
- the msrA gene encoding peptide-methionine (S)-S-oxide reductase MsrA produces the protein MNQTITLAAGCFWGVQAYFDKIEGVKKTTVGYANGNREFVTYEEVCSENTGFVEVCQVEFENKIISLESILEKYWSIIDPTLKNRQGNDFGSQYRTGIYYNIADENSAKTIIDQSLKNIALKYSKPILTEVKALNNYIKAEGRHQKYLEKNPNGYCHIKL, from the coding sequence ATGAATCAAACAATTACATTAGCAGCGGGCTGTTTTTGAGGTGTCCAAGCTTATTTTGACAAAATTGAAGGTGTTAAAAAAACAACTGTTGGATATGCCAATGGCAACAGAGAATTTGTTACTTATGAGGAAGTCTGTTCAGAAAACACTGGCTTTGTAGAAGTGTGTCAAGTTGAATTTGAAAATAAGATAATAAGTTTAGAATCTATTTTAGAAAAATATTGATCTATTATTGATCCAACCTTAAAAAATCGTCAAGGTAATGATTTTGGTTCTCAATATCGTACAGGTATTTATTATAATATAGCGGATGAGAATTCTGCTAAAACTATCATCGATCAATCTCTAAAAAATATCGCCTTAAAGTATAGTAAGCCGATATTAACAGAAGTCAAAGCTTTAAATAACTACATAAAAGCAGAAGGAAGACATCAAAAATATTTAGAAAAAAACCCAAACGGTTATTGTCATATCAAACTATAA